DNA sequence from the Peptoniphilus sp. GNH genome:
GAACAAGTCGCTATATAAAAGTTATGAGAGTATAAAGTTATGGAAAAGTCTTACTATGCAATAATACCAGCTAATATTAGGTATGACGATAAACTAACAGCTAATGCAAAATTATTATATGGGGAAATTACAGCCTTATGTAATGAAAAAGGATATTGTAAAGCTACTAATTCATATTTTGCTGAATTATATAAGGTTTCAAAAAGGGCAATAAGTAATTGGATTGCACTTTTAGAAGATTGCGGTTATATAAAAACAAAAATAATTGACAACAATGAAAGATTAGTATTTATAAACTTAAATGATGTATTAAATGATAATACCCTAGAAAATCCGTTCTATGGTGAAGAAAACTTCATGCCATCAAATGATAATTCAACTATAATAAATGATAATTACCCTAGAAAAAATGTTCTATACCCTAGAAAAAATGTTCTATACCCTAGAAAAAATGTTCTATACCCTAGAAAAAATGTTCTATACCCTAGAAAAAATGTTCTATACCCTAGAAAAAATGTTCTATACCCTAGAAAAAATATTCTATACCCTAGAAAAAATGTTCTATACCCTAGAAAAAATGTTCTAGGGTACAAAAACACAGAAAACGTTGATAATAACGAGGTTACAGAACAATCGACTCCAAGTGATGATATATATAATAATATATATAATAATATCATCAACAACAACAACTCTATAGTTGATGATGATAATAAACATAATGTAAATATATACAAGTGCGAAATTGATAAACTGCTTAAACGAAAATCAACAACAACCCAGATAAAAAATTTTATAGATGAGTATAGCGAAGAAACGTTAAAAGAGCTACTAGACAGAATTAAAGAATCTACCTGGTTACAAAAAAACTTTGGATTTGTAAACTTAAACGATGATTTTTTGAAAATGATTTTAGTAGGCAAATACATTGATTTTACAAGCAACAAGGGATATGGGAACAAAAAAAAGTCTGCCAAGGG
Encoded proteins:
- a CDS encoding helix-turn-helix domain-containing protein, with the translated sequence MEKSYYAIIPANIRYDDKLTANAKLLYGEITALCNEKGYCKATNSYFAELYKVSKRAISNWIALLEDCGYIKTKIIDNNERLVFINLNDVLNDNTLENPFYGEENFMPSNDNSTIINDNYPRKNVLYPRKNVLYPRKNVLYPRKNVLYPRKNVLYPRKNVLYPRKNILYPRKNVLYPRKNVLGYKNTENVDNNEVTEQSTPSDDIYNNIYNNIINNNNSIVDDDNKHNVNIYKCEIDKLLKRKSTTTQIKNFIDEYSEETLKELLDRIKESTWLQKNFGFVNLNDDFLKMILVGKYIDFTSNKGYGNKKKSAKGTNSFHNFEGHTEDLTADEIEKMVKAKRDKLLEQIESGDAENDQT